ACGGCGCGGTAGCCGGCGATGTTGGCCATCGAGGACAAGACGTCCAGCGACTGGGCGCGCGAGATACGCGGCACCGCGTCCATGGCCAGGACCGTGATCGGCCGGCTCGAGAGCTTCCCGACGAGCTCGGGCTTGAGCGCGGGTGAGATCAAGCTCACCAGAGTCGCACCGTCGCGCAGCTTGCCGATCTCGGCATCATCAGGGGCGTTGACTTTCAGCACGACGTCGGCGTCCCACGCGTCGCCGATCTCGGCGCCGGCGTCAACGTAGGCTGCATCGGAGAAGCTCGAGGCAGCACCGGCGCCGCTTTCTACGACTACCGCATATCCGAGCTTGATGATCTGCCCGACCGTCTGCGGGGTGGCGGCGACGCGCGTTTCCCCAGGTAGGGACTCGCGCGGGATCCCGATGAGCATCGAATCCGCTCCGTTCTATGTGTCCAGGCCTCTTCGTTCAGCCTGGAAGAGTGTCGCATTTGTGTTCAGATAACGCGCATGCCCCTTTTGGGGGATGTGACTGCTGGCCCTGGTGCGGCTACAGCCAGTCACGACGTTTGAACATCACATACAACAGGATGACCAGCACAACAATCAAAATGCTGCTGGCGATGAAGCCCACGACGGTGTTGATTCCGGGGTACATGACGTTCTGGCCGTAGAAGCCCGTGATGGCGGTCGGCACTGCGATGATGGCGGCCCAGCCACTGAGTTTCTTCATCACCGTGTTGAGTCGGGCGTCCTGCAGGGACAGGTTGGTCTCGAACACCGTGGTGACCATGTCGCGCAGCGATTCGGTCCACTCCGAAGCACGCAACACGTGGTCGTAGAGGTCGGCGTAGAGCGGGTCGAGTTCGGGCGATGTCGACGAGTCGAGCCTGCGGTGCTGGATGGTGCTGACGACCTCGCGCATGGGTAGTACCACCCGGCGGAGTTCGACCAGGTCCTTACGCAGCTGGAAGGTGCGACGTTGCAGGCCGCGTCGAGGACCACCGTCGGCGAACAGTTCGTCCTCGAGGTCCTCGATGGCGTCGTCGAGTGCCTCGACGGCTTCGAAGTGTCCGTCCACGACGACATCGAGCAGACCGTGCACCAGCGAACCCACGCCGCAGCGCTGCCCGCCGAGGTCGTCGAAGCGCCGTGACACCTCGTTGATGTCGAATTCCGTGGCCGTGCCGTTCACGCTGGGCAGGCGGACCGTGATCAGGCCACGGGGCAG
The window above is part of the Mycolicibacterium fortuitum subsp. fortuitum genome. Proteins encoded here:
- a CDS encoding magnesium transporter CorA family protein, with the protein product MRQVQGRIWRSGKPVDGFTFAGISDCLAEEDALVWADIYDPDHDALRALAHELGLNMWAVEDAVAPKERTKTSVYRTHTFFTVYAVDTRVPDEDAPPDTSLLVKHRISAFVLPRGLITVRLPSVNGTATEFDINEVSRRFDDLGGQRCGVGSLVHGLLDVVVDGHFEAVEALDDAIEDLEDELFADGGPRRGLQRRTFQLRKDLVELRRVVLPMREVVSTIQHRRLDSSTSPELDPLYADLYDHVLRASEWTESLRDMVTTVFETNLSLQDARLNTVMKKLSGWAAIIAVPTAITGFYGQNVMYPGINTVVGFIASSILIVVLVILLYVMFKRRDWL